A DNA window from Halorubrum sp. DM2 contains the following coding sequences:
- a CDS encoding rubrerythrin-like domain-containing protein, protein MRDTDQIPDEESPYECFECGNIILAEDNPGSCPDCGGEMRNRHTPIE, encoded by the coding sequence ATGAGAGATACCGATCAGATCCCAGACGAGGAATCGCCATACGAGTGCTTCGAATGTGGAAACATCATCCTCGCAGAGGACAACCCCGGCTCGTGCCCTGACTGTGGCGGCGAGATGCGGAATCGACATACACCGATCGAATAA